The genome window ATCGCCGCAGCCTTCAGCCTTGGCGCAGAGGGAGTTCAGATTGGAACTCGAATGGTTTGTTGCTCAGAATGCACCGTTCATCAAAACTACAAAGAAGCAATTTTAAAAGCCAGAGATAGAAGTAATGTAGTAACAGGTCGGCCAACTGGTCATCCTGTACGTTGTTTGAAAAATAAATTATCAGCACGGTTTGAAGAACTTGAAAATGCGGGAGCTTCAATAGATGACATAGAAAAATTAGGAACAGGGCGTTTGAGAGCGGCTGTTGTAGATGGAGACATTGAATGGGGCTCTGTTATGGCTGGCCAAAGCGCCGGAATGATAAACGATATAAAACCAGCGGCTGAGATAATTCAAACTATGTTTAATGAGGCTGCTGATGTTATATCCAGACTTCCACATTTTGAATTTTAAAGAATCGAGGTGTCACAAATGAAATATGCAGTAGTTTTTCCTGGTCAGGGAGCTCAAGAAGTAGGAATGGGAAAAAGTTTATATGACACCTTTGATGTAGCTAGGGATGTATTTGAAAGAGCAGATAAAGCACTAGGTTTTAAACTGAGTGACATTATTTTTAATGGTCCAGACGAGAAACTTACTCTTACTGCTTTTACGCAGCCAGCTATTTTAACGGCGAGTATCGCCGCATATTCAGTATTGACAGAAGCTTTCGGAGTTTCAATAGATGCAGATTATTTCGCTGGCCATAGCCTTGGCGAATATACTGCTTTGGTTGCCACGGGTGCTCTTTCGTTAGAAGATGGCGTTCGTTTGGTTCATCTTCGTGGCTCTCTTATGCAAGAGGCGGTTCCTGAAGGAGTCGGTGCAATGGCAGCTCTTATTGGACTTGATTCCGATGTGGTTTGTGATATATGTGCTGAGTTAGCACCGAATCAAGAATGCCAGCCTGCAAATTTTAATTCGCCTGGGCAAATTGTTATCTCGGGTAAGACTTCCTTTGTTGAAAAAGCAGCAGAAGAGGCTAAAAAAAGAGGAGCTCGTAAGGCAGTAATGCTGAAAGTAAGCGCTCCATTCCATAGCTCCTTAATGAGGCCAGTTGCCGATCAGCTTCAGAAGGCTTTTGAGGAATGCGAGTGGCATGTTCCCTCGCGACCGGTTATAGCCAATGTTTCGGCAAAACCAGTTTCCACTGTAGAAGATATACAGAGTGCGCTATACCATCAGACATATAGTCCTGTTTTATGGACAGATTCTGTTATGTATATGGTTTCGCAGAATATAGATTCGTATTTGGAATTAGGGCCAGGAACTGTCTTGGCTGGTTTAATTAAGCGTTGCCAGAAGGGGCTTAAGACGTATTCTGCGATGAATGAAGAAGAGTTACGGGCTATAGCTGCCCTTTTCCAGGAGGAAGGAGCGGAATAGATATGCCAGAGAAGATAGCACTTGTTACAGGCGGAGGTAGAGGGATAGGAAAAGCTATTGCTTTGGAACTCGCTTCACGTGGACACAATGTGGCCATAAGTTACAACAGAAGCGAAAGCGAAGCAATGAACGTCTGTAAGGAAATAGAAGCTATGGGTGTTAAAAGCTTAGCTGTGAAATGTGATGTTACCGACGCTGAGCAAGTAGAGGCTCTTTTTTCAACAATAGAAGATTCATGGGGTATTGTGGAGATTCTTGTAAACAACGCAGGAATAACAAAGGATAATCTTCTGATGCGAATGAAAGATGATGACTGGGATAAAGTAATTGCAGCTAACCTTACCTCAGTATATCGTTGTTCAAAACGAGCCTTGAAGAAGATGGTAAAAGCACGATGGGGGCGTATTATTAATATCTCTTCTGTTGTCGCTTTGATTGGAAATCCAGGCCAGTCGAATTATTGCGCATCAAAAGCTGGAATTGTCGGATTTACCAAAGCTGTTGCGAGGGAATATGGGGCCCGCGGAATTACTTCAAATGCTATTGCTCCAGGTTTCATTGAAACTGATATGACATCCATCTTGAAAGATGAGATTAAACAGTCTATGCTGTCTCAGATTCCTTTAGGTAGAGCTGGAGTTCCTGAAGATATTGCAAAGGTTGCAGCTTTCCTTGCTTCAGATGATTCTGCATATATAACAGGTCAGGTTATTGCCGTCGATGGCGGAATGACTATGTGTTAAATTTATATTATGATGTGAGGAAGGGGGTGAAGGAGAATGAAAAAAGAAGAAGTGTTAGCACGCCTGAAAGAAATTATCATCGATAGATTGGATGTTGAAGAAAGCCAGATCGTTCCGGAGGCTTCTTTTGTTGAAGATCTTGGAGCTGACTCTCTTGATATTGTTGAGCTCATCATGGGTATTGAGGAAGAGTTCGACATTGAAATTCCTGACGAGGATGCGGAAAAGCTCACTTCCGTAGGGGAAGCAATGAAATATACCTTCGACAAGCTTGGAGTAGAAGAGTAAGTCAACAAATAAATGCATTTACAAGGCCGGAGGACACAGGTGTACACCTCCGGCCTTCTCAAAACTGAGAAATGCCCTATCCTTGAACGGTGAGGAGTGACGTATTTTGAGAAGGGTAGTTATCACGGGGTTAGGAGTAGTAAGCCCAATCGCGAATGGTAGGGAAAATTTTTGGCAGGCTCTTAAAGAAGGAAAAAACGGAGTCTTCCCTTTTTCAACATTTGATGCCAGTGATCTTCCTGTGACATTTGGTGCTGAGATTAAAGATTTTGACCCTACGCTTTGGCTTGACAAAAAAGAGGCAAAAAGATCTGATCGGGTTATTCATTTTGCTGTAGCAGCAGCTGATATGGCAGTCGAAGATGCCCATCTTGATATTAGTAGCCTGGATTCGAATAGATTTGGTGTTTATATTGGAACAGGACAGGGTGGCATAGAAACCACTTTTAACAATTTTAAAACTCTGATGGAAAAAGGACCGAGGCGTGTAAGCCCCTTCTTTATTCCTATGATGATCAGCAACATGTCTACTGCATATGTTGCTATTCGCTATGGAGCTAAAGGGCCTAATATGTGTGTTGTTACAGCATGTGCCACAGGAACAAATAGTATAGGTGAAGCCTACTACTCAATAATGAGGGATGACGCAGATATCATTCTTGCTGGAGGAACGGAAGCAGCTCTTCGTTCTATCAGTATTGCAGGTTTTGCTGCTATGAAGGCTCTTTCCACTAGAAATGACGAACCACAACGGGCATCTCGTCCTTTTGACAAGGATCGCGATGGTTTTGTAATGGGGGAAGGGGCAGGTGTTCTCGTTCTTGAGGACTTAGAGCATGCTTTAAAACGCGGTGCTACTATATATGGAGAAATTGTAGGATATGGTTCTACATGCGATGCGAGCCATATTACTGCACCTGATCCTCAAGGGGATGGAGCGGTCAGAGCCATGCGACAGGCCATGCGACAGGCAAAATGGCTTCCTGAAGATGTTGATTATATTAATGCTCACGGAACCTCTACAGAGCTTAATGATAAAATGGAAAGCATGGCAATTCGCACATTGTTTGGTGAGTATACCCCCAATGTTCTTGTCAATTCAACAAAATCAATGATCGGACATTGTCTTGGAGCTGCCGGAGCATTAGAAACAATAGCAGCGTTACAGTCCATAGTGGAAGGTGTCGTTCATCCTACGATCAACTACGAAACACCTGATCCTGATTGTGGAGTCAATGTTGTAGGCCAGGAGGCTGTACATAAATCTGTGTCCCGTCTTTTAGTTAATAGCTTCGGATTTGGTGGACATAATGCAGTTATAGCAGTACAGAAATACGAGGAGTAAGATAAAAAGTGAACGTATCTGAGAAGGAGCAATGGTGGCGACTTGCGCTTGCCTCCTTTCAGGAACGACTAGGATATTCTTTTGTTAATATAGCGACGTTAGAGGAGGCCCTAACCCATGCTTCCTTTGCTCATGAGGCGGGCCTTCCTTTTTTTAACGAGCGCTTAGAGTTCTTGGGCGATGCTGTTCTGGAACTAGTCGTTTCTGCTGGTTTATTTAATGAATACACTCATGAAGATGAAGGAGTCTTGACGCGATATCGTGCAAACCTTGTTTGTAAGGATGCATTGTCTGCGTGGGGGACTTCTATGGAGATTCCGCGCCTTGTTCGTTTAGGCAAGGGATTGGTCCATCAGGGGGCAAATGCATCTATTATTGCAGATGCTTCTGAGGCTGTTTTTGGGGCGGTGTTTTTTGACGGCGGATATGAAGCCGCATCGCAGGTTATACTAAGATATCTCTTTTTTCAGTCTAAAAGTAATGCGTATGATGAAAAACAAGATCCAAAGTCTCTTCTACAAGAAGAAACCCAAAAAAGAGGATTGGGGCAACCTCAATACAAAGTTGTATCATCAGAAGGTCCTTCTCATATGCCCCTTTTTACGGTGCAATTGAGTATAGGAGATCATTTTAAAGCTGTTGGGCGTGGACATTCGATAAAAATGGCTGAAAGTAAGGTTGCGCAACAGGTACTGACTCAAACGGAACTCTGGTGTAAAAATGATATTGATGGAGGGCCTTAGGAATGCTTGTAGAAAAAACGACGATTATGAATGAAGAGGATATAGAACGAGTTCTTAAAAGAATTGCCAATGAAATTATCGAGAGAAACAGGGGAACAGAGAATGTTGCTTTAGTTGGCATTCAAAGACGTGGCGTTTTTTTGGCCAAACGGCTTCAACAATCACTTAAAAAACAAGAGAAAGTCAAAATTCCTGCAGGTGAATTAGATATAACTCTTTATAGAGATGACCTCACTCTTCTTCACGAACAGCCAGTGGTACATAGCACATCTATTCCCTTTGATGTAAATGGAATGAAGGTCGTTTTAGTTGATGACGTCATTTATACGGGCAGAACAGTACGGGCTGCTCTTGATGCTCTTATGGATTTAGGACGCCCCTCTGTAGTTCAACTTGCAGTTTTAATAGATAGAGGCCATCGTGAATTGCCTATACAACCCGATTATTGCGGGAAAAATGTACCTACATCTTCTGATGAAATAGTGGAAGTTCGTGTAGAGGAATTGGATGGCGCCAATAATGTTGTTATCTGCGAAAGAAAAAGTTAGATTTTTACTTGTCATTTTACTGTTGGTTATTTGCCCCATTAAAGTTTTTGCAATGGACTTATGGGTCACATCTCCATGGCTTTCAGTTATAGCTCACTTTATGGGTGGGGTCTTTATAAACGTAAAACCCATAGGCCAATGGACAGAAGATGGCATTGAAAAAAAGGTATCTGTCAAAAAACTGCCCAAAGACGGTCCTTTTTTAGCACTGGATTATAAAAATGCGCAAAAGTATGGGCTTTCCTCACCAAATTTTAAAAACATTCATGTGTTATATTCTCAATTACCCTTTCCGCGGGAAGAAATAGATAGGTATTTTACAGACCCTTCCGTTCTTCCTTTTATAGCGCAAAGAATTCTCAATGTTTTTTCTAGCCTTGATTCAGAACATTACTCTTTTTACCAACGACGGTTAGCTGAATTTCAGGGACGTTTGGAAAGTACTGTTTATTTAGGAAGGCAACTTTTACAAGGAAAAGAAGTATATAGCCTTTCAGAAGACTACCTTGAACTGCTGAAAGCAGCGCAATGTCGCATTATTCAACCTGAAGAAACATTGCGAAAAGCGTGGGAAAAAGGAGAGTCTTTAGATCAACTCAAAGAGAAAATCAAAGAGTGTTCTCAATTGAATATTCCTGTTTTATATGATCATAAAACGCCAGCTCCAGTGAAAAAAGTTTTATTGGAGAGTAAGTCTACGGCAGTTATTCAATTAAAATATCCAACAATAGGGCAAGATCTGATCATAGCTCTCTACGACCAGTACTTAGCAATATGGAATATAGCTACTCCAGGAGATACAAAATCTTAGCTTTCCGATGTAGCTGATTGGTTGTTTTTATTCTTTACAAAGAAAAGAAATGGGATTGTTGCTGAAAAAATAAAGAAGCTCAGCACATGAAATGGACTCAATGGAAAGTTTGATTCAACGATAAAACCATCTAGAACTGGCCCCGTCATCATCCCCAGACTAAAGAAAATATTGAATACGCTCATTGTTCGCCCGCTACCAAATTGAAAACTGTTTTCGGCAGCTATAGCTGCGAGAGATGGAGCAGAGAGTGCGTGCCCCACGCCAAAAATAACACTCGCTATGACGAGACCTGTAAAAGATTCAAAGAAAGGTACGATGATAAAAACACACCCTGAGAAAATACCACCAACAATTATCAGGTGATGACGTGAAATTTTGTCAGAAAGTTGCCCAAAATATCGTTGTAAAACTCCCGTTGTAACGGAGTTAAGGGAGAGGATTATGCCTATTTGTGAAAAAGAAAGAGAGTAACCAGAAGCAAGAAGAGGAATCATCATAAGCATTGTTCCTCGACACATTGCAAAACAAAATTGGTAATAAAAACAGGTTCGAAGAGCGGCATTTTTTATCATGCCTCTAATTGCGGGAAGCATTTTCCCATTAGACTTAGAGCGACTTGGAATCCCGATGGGAAGCTTTTTAATAACCATGAGAAGGGCAATAGTAGTGAGTGTCGTCATAAAATAAAAAGGCACGTGCCATCCTATATGATCAGTAAGAACTCCACTGATAAGAGGTCCAAAACCTACGCCTAAAAAGAGAGCACCCTGAAGTGTACCGAAAAATATGCCTTCTTCGCCTTTTTTTGCTATATCAGCGCCTATTGCCATCGTTATAGGTACAACAAAGGCGGAACCCAGTCCATGGAAGAAACGTATAGTAATAAGAGAAAGTGTAGTATCAGCGTGTACATAAGCGAGGGAAGCTAATGAATAAATTAAAAGACCAAGCGTTAAGAGGCGTTTTCTGTCAAAACGTTCAGCTAACTCTCCACTGAGAATCATTCCGCCTGTTCGCGCGAATGAGAAGGTGCCGAAAACCAGACCAAGAAGAATGCCACTAGCACCAAGCTTTGATGCATAGACAGGAAGAATGGGACTAATAACACCAACGCCAAGCATGGCGCAGAATAAAGACAGAGAGAGCGTAAGTAAAATATAGTCTACGTGGGAGGAATGAGTTTTATTCATAAAATGCCCCTTTAAAAACTCCCTCATGTTTTCACATGAGGGAGTAAAAATCACAACTTATTGTTTATTGTACTAAAGATTATGAACAATTTCAATCTTACCTTGCCCTTCAGAAAAATAACCAATACACGTGCTTCTTTCAAACCCTGCTTCTTTCAATGCGTTCAGCATTGCCGGGGCATGCTCTTGATTCAGAGCTAACAATAAGCCGCCTGACGTTTGGGCATCATACATCATGTCTACACGTTCAGCGGGGAATTCTTCTTTTTCTGTGACGTGATCTTCATATTGAATTCTATTATTATATGTGCCTGCCGGAATCAACCCGCTCTCTGCAAGTTCAATGACACCTGGAAATAACGGGACGTCATGGAGACCCAGCGTGACATTCAACGTTTTTGCTGAAAGCATATCTAGAGTATGTCCAATAAGCCCAAAACCGGTTACGTCTGTACAGGCATGAACATGATCAAGTAATTCTTGAGGAATGACGAGTGGAATATTATTAAGAGTAGACATCCATCGCATGGCCTCTTCTGGTCCTTTGGGATCCACAATCATGTCCGCTTTTATTCCTGTTGCAATGACACCACTTCCTATAGGTTTTGTTAAAAGTAGTGCGTCGCCTGGTTTTGCTCCGACTACTTGCCATGGATTCGATCTTGCAACTTCTCCGTATACAGCAAGTCCATATTTAGGTTCGTCATCTTCTACACTATGACCTCCTACTAGAAACGCTCCTGCTTCTCTAACTTTTGCATAGCCTCCCTCAAGCACTTCCCGTAATATCTCAATATCTAACTTTTTTACGGGGAATCCTACTATATTCAGGGCAACAATAGGGCGTCCGCCCATTGCAAAGACGTCGCTAATAGAATTACACGCTGCTATTTCTCCCCATTTTCTTGGGTCATCTACAATGGGAGTAATGAAATCAAGGGTAAGAACTCCAAGGCGTCTGTCATCAATAATCCAGAGTGCTGCGTCTTCTCCAGATGCCCATGTTGAAATAATACGGTCGTCTCGTACCGAAGGTATGTCTCGAAGTATTTTTTCAAGGTCCGCCGGACCTATTTTGGCGGCTCACCCACTTGTTTTAGAAAGTTCAGTTAATCGCATAGATAGAGGCCCTCCCTTCTTTTATAATAACAATAAGAATTATAACAAACTGACATGATTTTTATTCATGGGATTCATTCATAAATAGCTGATATTTTGCTTTTATGAAAGGAAATACCAGGAGTCAGAATGATATAATGAAAAGCTCGAAGAGAATTATACAGCATTTAGAAAAGGAGTGATTTGGAATAATGGCAACGATTCCAAACTCTACAGTATTGGAGGAACTGCGTTCCTTAAAAGAAGAACTGCAGGAAAGTCTTTGACCTCGTTAGGTTGGAGGGAAATAAAAATGAACTTGAAAGTAAAACCCTTGCTCCAGATTTTTGGGGAAGTGACGAGGCTAAAAAGGTAACGAAAGATTTGGCGCGATGTCAAGATAGACTTGATTCCTGGAGAAAAATAGTATCTGAGTTTCAAGAATTGGAAACTATCGTGGAAATTTTACATGAAGAAGACGACACAGATCTTCAACGAGAATTTGACCAGCGTGCGTTGGC of Aminobacterium sp. MB27-C1 contains these proteins:
- the fabD gene encoding ACP S-malonyltransferase, which gives rise to MKYAVVFPGQGAQEVGMGKSLYDTFDVARDVFERADKALGFKLSDIIFNGPDEKLTLTAFTQPAILTASIAAYSVLTEAFGVSIDADYFAGHSLGEYTALVATGALSLEDGVRLVHLRGSLMQEAVPEGVGAMAALIGLDSDVVCDICAELAPNQECQPANFNSPGQIVISGKTSFVEKAAEEAKKRGARKAVMLKVSAPFHSSLMRPVADQLQKAFEECEWHVPSRPVIANVSAKPVSTVEDIQSALYHQTYSPVLWTDSVMYMVSQNIDSYLELGPGTVLAGLIKRCQKGLKTYSAMNEEELRAIAALFQEEGAE
- the rnc gene encoding ribonuclease III encodes the protein MNVSEKEQWWRLALASFQERLGYSFVNIATLEEALTHASFAHEAGLPFFNERLEFLGDAVLELVVSAGLFNEYTHEDEGVLTRYRANLVCKDALSAWGTSMEIPRLVRLGKGLVHQGANASIIADASEAVFGAVFFDGGYEAASQVILRYLFFQSKSNAYDEKQDPKSLLQEETQKRGLGQPQYKVVSSEGPSHMPLFTVQLSIGDHFKAVGRGHSIKMAESKVAQQVLTQTELWCKNDIDGGP
- the selD gene encoding selenide, water dikinase SelD, which encodes MRLTELSKTSGUAAKIGPADLEKILRDIPSVRDDRIISTWASGEDAALWIIDDRRLGVLTLDFITPIVDDPRKWGEIAACNSISDVFAMGGRPIVALNIVGFPVKKLDIEILREVLEGGYAKVREAGAFLVGGHSVEDDEPKYGLAVYGEVARSNPWQVVGAKPGDALLLTKPIGSGVIATGIKADMIVDPKGPEEAMRWMSTLNNIPLVIPQELLDHVHACTDVTGFGLIGHTLDMLSAKTLNVTLGLHDVPLFPGVIELAESGLIPAGTYNNRIQYEDHVTEKEEFPAERVDMMYDAQTSGGLLLALNQEHAPAMLNALKEAGFERSTCIGYFSEGQGKIEIVHNL
- the pyrR gene encoding bifunctional pyr operon transcriptional regulator/uracil phosphoribosyltransferase PyrR, which produces MLVEKTTIMNEEDIERVLKRIANEIIERNRGTENVALVGIQRRGVFLAKRLQQSLKKQEKVKIPAGELDITLYRDDLTLLHEQPVVHSTSIPFDVNGMKVVLVDDVIYTGRTVRAALDALMDLGRPSVVQLAVLIDRGHRELPIQPDYCGKNVPTSSDEIVEVRVEELDGANNVVICERKS
- a CDS encoding MFS transporter, with translation MNKTHSSHVDYILLTLSLSLFCAMLGVGVISPILPVYASKLGASGILLGLVFGTFSFARTGGMILSGELAERFDRKRLLTLGLLIYSLASLAYVHADTTLSLITIRFFHGLGSAFVVPITMAIGADIAKKGEEGIFFGTLQGALFLGVGFGPLISGVLTDHIGWHVPFYFMTTLTTIALLMVIKKLPIGIPSRSKSNGKMLPAIRGMIKNAALRTCFYYQFCFAMCRGTMLMMIPLLASGYSLSFSQIGIILSLNSVTTGVLQRYFGQLSDKISRHHLIIVGGIFSGCVFIIVPFFESFTGLVIASVIFGVGHALSAPSLAAIAAENSFQFGSGRTMSVFNIFFSLGMMTGPVLDGFIVESNFPLSPFHVLSFFIFSATIPFLFFVKNKNNQSATSES
- the fabF gene encoding beta-ketoacyl-ACP synthase II, whose translation is MRRVVITGLGVVSPIANGRENFWQALKEGKNGVFPFSTFDASDLPVTFGAEIKDFDPTLWLDKKEAKRSDRVIHFAVAAADMAVEDAHLDISSLDSNRFGVYIGTGQGGIETTFNNFKTLMEKGPRRVSPFFIPMMISNMSTAYVAIRYGAKGPNMCVVTACATGTNSIGEAYYSIMRDDADIILAGGTEAALRSISIAGFAAMKALSTRNDEPQRASRPFDKDRDGFVMGEGAGVLVLEDLEHALKRGATIYGEIVGYGSTCDASHITAPDPQGDGAVRAMRQAMRQAKWLPEDVDYINAHGTSTELNDKMESMAIRTLFGEYTPNVLVNSTKSMIGHCLGAAGALETIAALQSIVEGVVHPTINYETPDPDCGVNVVGQEAVHKSVSRLLVNSFGFGGHNAVIAVQKYEE
- the acpP gene encoding acyl carrier protein gives rise to the protein MKKEEVLARLKEIIIDRLDVEESQIVPEASFVEDLGADSLDIVELIMGIEEEFDIEIPDEDAEKLTSVGEAMKYTFDKLGVEE
- the fabG gene encoding 3-oxoacyl-[acyl-carrier-protein] reductase; the protein is MPEKIALVTGGGRGIGKAIALELASRGHNVAISYNRSESEAMNVCKEIEAMGVKSLAVKCDVTDAEQVEALFSTIEDSWGIVEILVNNAGITKDNLLMRMKDDDWDKVIAANLTSVYRCSKRALKKMVKARWGRIINISSVVALIGNPGQSNYCASKAGIVGFTKAVAREYGARGITSNAIAPGFIETDMTSILKDEIKQSMLSQIPLGRAGVPEDIAKVAAFLASDDSAYITGQVIAVDGGMTMC